Proteins co-encoded in one Arthrobacter sp. ERGS1:01 genomic window:
- a CDS encoding ABC transporter permease yields the protein MDNSTLLVLGPNAWVLLAVLLVLAAVLWRTALGRPPLQMLVAGVRALLQLAAVALVIAWLADRGAWAFAFVALMFVVGVWTSGHRVAPEGRWWVAAIPLAAGVIPVAALMFAAGVLPFSALAIIAVMGQQIGGAMSTVTLSGRRIRDELVLRRGEVEAAVALGFQWPAARLMVGRGVAGEAVLPSVDQTRTAGLVTLPGAFVGMILGGAAPLDAGLIQLLVLISLLVVNATAATATLWLSCRGAWVAAGRLNGAFPACRRFPGL from the coding sequence GTGGACAACTCAACCCTGCTCGTCCTGGGCCCCAATGCCTGGGTATTGCTGGCGGTACTGCTGGTGCTGGCCGCCGTGCTGTGGCGCACCGCGCTGGGCCGTCCACCCCTGCAGATGCTGGTGGCGGGGGTTCGCGCACTCCTCCAGTTGGCCGCCGTCGCCCTGGTCATTGCCTGGCTGGCGGACCGGGGCGCCTGGGCCTTCGCGTTTGTTGCGCTCATGTTCGTGGTCGGCGTGTGGACCTCCGGGCACCGGGTGGCTCCGGAGGGAAGGTGGTGGGTTGCCGCCATACCGCTGGCGGCCGGCGTGATCCCCGTGGCCGCGCTGATGTTCGCGGCCGGCGTGCTGCCCTTCAGCGCACTGGCAATCATTGCCGTGATGGGCCAGCAGATTGGCGGCGCCATGTCCACGGTGACGCTCAGCGGGCGGCGCATCCGGGACGAGTTGGTGCTGCGCCGCGGCGAGGTGGAGGCCGCAGTGGCCCTTGGTTTCCAGTGGCCCGCCGCCCGGCTGATGGTGGGCCGGGGCGTGGCCGGGGAGGCCGTGCTGCCTTCCGTGGACCAAACCCGCACGGCCGGGCTCGTGACGCTGCCGGGTGCTTTTGTGGGCATGATTCTTGGCGGGGCCGCACCGCTGGATGCCGGACTCATCCAACTGCTGGTGCTGATCTCACTCCTGGTGGTCAACGCCACCGCCGCCACGGCCACGCTCTGGCTCAGCTGCCGGGGTGCCTGGGTTGCGGCCGGCCGCCTAAACGGCGCCTTCCCCGCTTGTCGGCGGTTTCCGGGCTTATAG
- a CDS encoding GNAT family N-acetyltransferase — protein sequence MSPSNEEVAFPYELRTFPVRLVDGEVSGEVVQWSEAVAAGFYGDAVGAEEAKKYAEFEQLDGRMAMGAYLSNGETPAGAWGAGYPVATYAYHRKDLNVGGGQLLPVHQITAVTVRPSHRRRGLLRAMITADLARAKADGLPMAALTASEAVIYGRFGFGVATHNCVVEVSTRGGLAFHNPEAASRGVVEVADALVVKDLHNALFARVHAATYGSIGRHEMYRLSASGQGNYGQMTPVKNVRAALHYGDDGEVDGYVTYKPGEPAIQIVDFLAATNDAYLALWNFLGSLDLIASVTWKMAPEVDLLEWAMVAKRDYKRTETEDHLWLRILDTEAALSGRHYAADGVVTIAVTDPLGHAAGTFRVEAAGGAATVTRSADGDAVDLTLGVSELSSTYLGGVSARTLAAAGRLTENAPGGIERFDAVFASPVSAHSLTNF from the coding sequence GTGTCGCCGAGCAACGAAGAAGTGGCCTTTCCCTATGAGCTGCGCACCTTCCCCGTGCGCCTCGTGGACGGGGAGGTGTCCGGGGAAGTCGTCCAATGGTCCGAGGCAGTGGCGGCGGGCTTCTACGGTGACGCCGTCGGCGCCGAGGAGGCCAAGAAGTACGCCGAGTTCGAGCAGCTGGACGGGCGCATGGCCATGGGCGCATACCTGTCCAACGGGGAAACCCCGGCGGGTGCCTGGGGAGCCGGCTATCCGGTTGCCACCTACGCGTACCACCGCAAGGACCTCAACGTCGGCGGCGGCCAACTCCTGCCGGTCCACCAGATCACCGCGGTCACGGTCCGGCCCAGCCACCGCCGCCGCGGACTGCTCCGCGCCATGATCACCGCGGACCTGGCCCGCGCCAAGGCCGACGGCCTGCCCATGGCCGCGCTGACGGCGTCGGAAGCGGTCATCTACGGACGCTTCGGCTTCGGCGTGGCAACCCACAACTGCGTGGTGGAGGTTTCCACCCGCGGCGGGCTGGCCTTCCACAACCCGGAGGCGGCATCCCGCGGCGTCGTGGAGGTGGCCGACGCCTTGGTGGTCAAGGATCTGCACAATGCGCTGTTTGCCCGCGTCCACGCGGCCACCTACGGTTCGATCGGCCGGCACGAGATGTACCGGCTGTCGGCCTCCGGGCAAGGCAACTACGGCCAGATGACGCCGGTCAAGAACGTCCGCGCGGCGCTGCACTACGGGGATGACGGCGAAGTGGACGGCTATGTCACCTACAAGCCCGGCGAGCCCGCCATCCAGATCGTGGACTTCCTCGCCGCCACCAACGACGCCTATCTGGCGTTGTGGAACTTCCTGGGCTCGCTGGACCTCATCGCCAGCGTCACCTGGAAAATGGCACCCGAAGTGGACCTGCTCGAATGGGCCATGGTGGCCAAGCGTGACTACAAGCGCACGGAGACCGAGGACCACCTGTGGCTGCGCATCCTCGACACCGAGGCGGCCCTCTCCGGCCGGCACTATGCGGCCGACGGCGTCGTCACGATTGCGGTCACCGACCCCCTGGGGCATGCCGCGGGAACATTCCGCGTGGAGGCGGCAGGCGGAGCCGCCACCGTTACCCGGAGCGCGGACGGAGACGCGGTTGACCTCACCCTGGGTGTCAGCGAGCTCTCCAGCACGTACTTGGGCGGCGTCAGCGCCCGGACGCTCGCCGCGGCTGGGCGGCTCACCGAGAACGCCCCCGGCGGCATTGAGCGCTTCGACGCCGTTTTCGCCTCCCCGGTGTCGGCCCACAGCCTCACCAACTTCTAG
- a CDS encoding type IV toxin-antitoxin system AbiEi family antitoxin domain-containing protein — protein MNNHQLALQIASRWPTTSVRGVATSGMLAASGLTNKVLTAAIRNGIIVRLHRGAYIEAGPWAALPPWGRDDVTLIGHVLAAHSAGIYSHSSAARLLGFRTWGCGSTVHLTHAYPPGTSARAGAVALHQQMLDAGQVVMVRVGPLRVPVTSAAQTVLDCARLFDLERAVIIGDHAVRSGVSVGELGELLEASDVKRGAARARTLLDRLDPRSESAGESRTRVFLTAAGLPMPELQVEIPTRHGTHRVDFAWRRYRLILEFDGWGKYFDYRPTDVAIAEERQREKDLMELGWHFIRISWADLDDPVILEQRIHAALLRAGAALPLRRTALFA, from the coding sequence ATGAACAACCATCAACTTGCGCTCCAGATCGCATCAAGGTGGCCCACAACGTCCGTCCGCGGTGTAGCCACCAGCGGCATGCTGGCCGCATCCGGCCTCACGAACAAGGTGCTCACAGCAGCGATCCGGAACGGAATCATCGTCCGCCTGCACCGGGGCGCGTACATCGAGGCGGGGCCGTGGGCGGCATTGCCGCCGTGGGGCCGGGACGACGTGACGCTGATCGGACACGTCCTCGCGGCGCACAGTGCCGGCATCTACAGCCATTCAAGTGCCGCGCGGCTGCTTGGATTCAGGACATGGGGCTGCGGGAGCACGGTCCACCTGACCCACGCCTACCCGCCGGGCACCTCCGCCCGGGCCGGTGCCGTAGCCCTGCACCAACAAATGCTCGACGCCGGCCAGGTGGTGATGGTGCGGGTGGGGCCATTGCGCGTACCGGTGACCTCGGCGGCGCAGACCGTCCTGGACTGTGCCCGGCTCTTCGACCTGGAGCGTGCCGTCATCATCGGCGACCACGCCGTGCGGTCCGGGGTGAGCGTGGGGGAGCTGGGTGAGCTCCTCGAAGCCAGCGACGTAAAACGCGGTGCCGCCCGCGCCCGGACGCTGCTGGACCGCCTTGATCCGCGCAGCGAATCGGCCGGAGAATCACGGACCCGCGTCTTCCTGACGGCGGCCGGGCTGCCCATGCCCGAACTGCAGGTGGAGATCCCCACCCGCCACGGCACGCACCGGGTCGACTTTGCATGGCGGCGGTATCGGCTGATCCTGGAATTTGACGGTTGGGGCAAGTACTTCGACTACCGGCCCACCGATGTGGCGATTGCCGAGGAACGCCAACGGGAAAAGGACCTCATGGAGTTGGGCTGGCACTTCATCCGGATCAGCTGGGCCGACCTCGACGATCCAGTCATCCTGGAGCAACGCATCCACGCCGCATTGCTGCGGGCCGGTGCCGCCCTTCCCCTCCGCCGCACGGCGCTCTTCGCCTAA
- the rpsA gene encoding 30S ribosomal protein S1, with translation MTITTPEKTSTTPVVAINDIGTAEEFLAAVDATIKYFNDGDLVEGVVVKVDRDEVLLDIGYKTEGVIPSRELSIKHDVDPGDVVAVGDQVEALVLTKEDKEGRLILSKKRAQYERAWGDIEKVKEEDGVVTGTVIEVVKGGLILDIGLRGFLPASLVEMRRVRDLAPYIGQQIEAKIIELDKNRNNVVLSRRAWLEQTQSEVRSTFLNKLEKGQVRPGVVSSIVNFGAFVDLGGVDGLVHVSELSWKHIDHPSEVVEVGQEVTVEVLEVDLDRERVSLSLKATQEDPWQTFARTHALGQVVPGKVTKLVPFGAFVRVEDGIEGLVHISELAVRHVELAEQVVSVGDELFVKVIDIDLERRRISLSLKQANEGVDVDSTEFDPALYGMVAEYDEEGNYKYPEGFDPESNEWLEGYENQRAVWEQQYADAQARWESHKKQVAQHAAEDAAADGAGEGGESAGTSYSSEPAATDAGAGTLASDEALAALREKLTGN, from the coding sequence ATGACCATCACGACCCCCGAGAAGACTAGTACCACTCCTGTTGTTGCCATCAACGACATTGGTACTGCTGAAGAATTCCTCGCCGCAGTCGACGCAACCATCAAGTACTTCAACGACGGCGACCTCGTCGAAGGTGTAGTTGTCAAGGTTGACCGCGACGAAGTTCTGCTCGACATCGGTTACAAGACCGAAGGCGTCATCCCCTCCCGCGAGCTGTCCATCAAGCACGACGTTGATCCCGGTGACGTTGTCGCCGTTGGCGATCAGGTCGAAGCCCTGGTCCTCACGAAGGAAGACAAAGAAGGCCGTCTCATCCTCTCCAAGAAGCGCGCGCAGTACGAGCGTGCCTGGGGCGACATCGAGAAGGTCAAGGAAGAAGACGGCGTCGTTACCGGTACCGTCATCGAGGTGGTCAAGGGTGGTCTTATCCTCGACATCGGCCTGCGCGGCTTCCTGCCCGCATCGCTGGTCGAGATGCGCCGCGTGCGCGACCTGGCTCCCTACATCGGTCAGCAGATCGAAGCCAAGATCATCGAGCTGGACAAGAACCGCAACAACGTGGTCCTGTCCCGCCGTGCCTGGCTCGAGCAGACCCAGTCCGAGGTTCGCTCCACGTTCCTCAACAAGCTGGAAAAGGGCCAGGTTCGTCCCGGCGTTGTTTCCTCCATCGTCAACTTCGGTGCATTCGTGGACCTTGGCGGCGTAGACGGCCTCGTGCACGTTTCCGAGCTGTCCTGGAAGCACATCGACCACCCCTCCGAGGTTGTCGAAGTTGGCCAGGAAGTCACCGTCGAGGTTCTCGAAGTGGATCTGGACCGCGAGCGTGTATCGCTCTCGCTCAAGGCTACGCAGGAAGACCCGTGGCAGACCTTCGCCCGCACCCACGCCCTCGGGCAGGTTGTTCCGGGTAAGGTCACCAAGCTGGTTCCGTTCGGTGCGTTCGTTCGCGTCGAAGACGGCATCGAAGGCCTGGTCCACATCTCCGAGCTGGCCGTGCGCCACGTGGAGCTGGCCGAGCAGGTTGTCTCCGTTGGCGACGAACTGTTCGTCAAGGTCATCGACATCGACCTGGAACGCCGCCGCATCTCGCTGTCCCTCAAGCAGGCCAACGAGGGTGTCGACGTCGACTCCACCGAGTTCGACCCGGCCCTCTACGGCATGGTTGCCGAGTACGACGAAGAGGGCAACTACAAGTACCCCGAGGGCTTCGACCCCGAGTCGAACGAATGGCTCGAGGGCTACGAGAACCAGCGCGCAGTGTGGGAGCAGCAGTACGCTGACGCCCAGGCTCGCTGGGAGTCCCACAAGAAGCAGGTTGCTCAGCACGCCGCTGAAGACGCAGCCGCTGACGGCGCCGGCGAGGGTGGCGAGTCCGCAGGGACTTCCTACTCCTCCGAGCCTGCAGCAACGGATGCCGGTGCAGGCACCCTGGCTTCCGACGAGGCCCTTGCCGCTCTGCGCGAAAAGCTGACCGGAAACTAA